In Psychrobacter ciconiae, the genomic window TGGGCGTCACAGGTGGCAATATTTTATGGGAAAGTTATCACCAAGCGCGACTGGCTGACCATGCGTTAGCGCTGCAATTAGAGTTGCCAATTTCTGAATTTTGGGAAGTAGTCAATAAAGCGGCTGAAAATATTGGCGAAGGGATGATAAAGCTTATCATCAATCGTGACAGCCAAGCCGTCCGCGGTTATGGCTTTGGTGCTGATTTGCAAGGTCGAGCTTGTCAGGTTTGGTTAAAAGCAAGCACAGCTCAGGTTGCCACCTCGTCTTATTGGCAACTTGACGACAGTATTAACATTCCCATTCAACCTTTGGGCGAAGCGATTTGTTTAACCGCTCAGCTTGCTCAATTTCCGACACCGTTAGCCGGAATAAAAAGTCTAAACTGCTTGGCAAACGTGCTGGCAGCAGGCGAGTTGCAAAAGTTTAAATCGGCTCAGCCAAATTTGGTTGAAGGCTTAGTTCGCGATTTAAACGATCATTGGGT contains:
- a CDS encoding aminotransferase class IV, producing the protein MLIYPKTRLDNPQITLEHRALAYGDGFFTTMGVTGGNILWESYHQARLADHALALQLELPISEFWEVVNKAAENIGEGMIKLIINRDSQAVRGYGFGADLQGRACQVWLKASTAQVATSSYWQLDDSINIPIQPLGEAICLTAQLAQFPTPLAGIKSLNCLANVLAAGELQKFKSAQPNLVEGLVRDLNDHWVEGVMSNVFYQLADNDHSLDNDYFSGQWFTPPLEHSGVDGVMRRVIIDKSQESGQSIIQRKLENNDLPQLSKLFFCNAVRGVMPIDKLWLSQDFAVKLVKFTGI